One Oscillospiraceae bacterium genomic region harbors:
- a CDS encoding ribose-phosphate pyrophosphokinase: MAEQNISPRDFFATESAIADLGLIACPGAEELCKLVDGHLVRWAREVGMDVDTFIIPSDCPRFQSGDAKGLVKASTRGDDLYIFVDPGNYSVTYQLFGYENHLSPDDHFQNLMRLIQAVAGRAHRISVIMPSLYGGRQHRRVSRESLDCAFALQQLRDVGVKNIITFDAHDPRVMNAVPTMSFDNVMPTYQVLKCLLHHVPDVSFHKDNFMIVSPDEGAMNRNMYYSSVLGCNLGMFYKRRDYSRIVNGRNPIVAHEYLGESVQGKDVFIADDIIASGESMLDIAYELKMRGARNIFTCCTFPLFTAGLEKFDKAYHDGIIKAVLGTNLTYRKPELLDREWYYDVDVSKYTAYFIAAINHDKSVSSIIDPMTKIRTLLDKHGIPMGGQQ; this comes from the coding sequence ATGGCTGAACAAAATATTAGCCCGCGCGATTTCTTCGCCACGGAGTCTGCAATTGCTGACCTGGGTCTGATTGCCTGCCCCGGTGCCGAGGAACTGTGCAAGCTGGTAGATGGTCACCTGGTGCGCTGGGCGCGCGAGGTTGGCATGGATGTTGACACCTTCATTATCCCGTCTGATTGCCCGCGTTTCCAGTCCGGCGACGCAAAGGGCCTGGTCAAGGCTTCTACCCGTGGCGACGACCTGTATATCTTCGTCGATCCGGGCAACTACAGCGTTACCTACCAGCTGTTCGGCTATGAGAACCATCTCTCTCCCGACGACCATTTCCAGAACCTGATGCGTCTGATCCAGGCCGTTGCAGGCCGCGCCCACCGCATCAGCGTCATTATGCCCAGCCTGTACGGCGGCCGCCAGCATCGCCGCGTCAGCCGCGAGAGCCTGGACTGCGCTTTTGCGCTGCAGCAGCTGCGCGATGTCGGCGTTAAGAACATCATCACCTTTGATGCCCATGACCCCCGCGTCATGAACGCCGTCCCCACCATGAGCTTCGACAACGTCATGCCCACCTACCAGGTGCTCAAGTGCCTGTTGCATCACGTGCCTGACGTCAGCTTCCACAAGGATAACTTCATGATCGTTTCTCCCGACGAGGGCGCCATGAACCGCAACATGTACTACTCCAGCGTGCTGGGCTGCAACCTGGGCATGTTCTACAAGCGCCGCGATTACAGCCGCATCGTCAACGGTCGTAACCCCATCGTTGCCCACGAGTACCTGGGCGAGAGCGTCCAGGGCAAGGATGTCTTCATCGCTGACGACATCATTGCTTCCGGCGAGTCCATGCTGGATATTGCCTACGAGCTGAAGATGCGCGGTGCCCGCAACATCTTCACCTGCTGCACCTTCCCGCTGTTCACCGCCGGCCTGGAAAAGTTCGACAAGGCCTACCACGACGGCATCATCAAGGCTGTGCTGGGCACCAACCTGACCTACCGCAAGCCCGAGCTGCTGGACCGCGAGTGGTACTACGACGTCGACGTTTCCAAGTACACCGCTTACTTCATCGCCGCCATCAACCACGACAAGAGCGTTTCTTCCATCATCGATCCGATGACCAAGATCCGCACCCTGCTGGACAAGCACGGCATCCCCATGGGCGGCCAGCAGTAA
- the murD gene encoding UDP-N-acetylmuramoyl-L-alanine--D-glutamate ligase, with amino-acid sequence MLPIEQLEKLIQGKKVAFIGAGVSHKRCIEQFVELGAQVTLCDQKKSIEDFGDYADTLRRLNVALSLGEHYTDGFAGQDIIMRTPGYEYFKPELQAAKAAGAMVTSEVELFFEFCPCEIVAVTGSDGKTTTTTLISKMFEAAGRKVFLGGNIGAALLPQLADVTPDAVAVVELSSFQLISMRRSPKVAVVTNVTPNHLDHHKDMQEYIDAKRNILLWQVPPCRAVLGYENDITRAMQSDCKGEQVWFTRLHETDRGAFLRASDDTLCYAENGVVTPVLPRAEIKLRGLHNVENLLAAIAAVWGRVPVEAMRQVGSTFTGVEHRIEPVRVLDGVTYYNDSIASSPTRTIAGLRSFDQKIILIAGGYDKKIPYEPLAPEIIAHVKTLVLMGATGPRIEKAVREHPDFDESKLTILHADNMQHAVELARSAAQPGDVVSLSPASASFDLYPNFEVRGRDYKNIVMQLS; translated from the coding sequence ATGCTGCCGATCGAACAGCTGGAAAAACTTATTCAGGGCAAAAAAGTTGCCTTTATCGGTGCCGGGGTCAGCCACAAGCGCTGCATTGAGCAGTTTGTAGAACTGGGCGCGCAGGTCACGCTGTGCGACCAGAAAAAATCCATCGAGGACTTTGGCGACTACGCCGACACGCTGCGCCGCCTGAACGTGGCCCTGAGTCTGGGCGAGCATTACACCGACGGTTTCGCCGGGCAGGACATCATCATGCGCACGCCGGGTTATGAGTATTTCAAGCCCGAACTGCAGGCAGCCAAGGCCGCTGGCGCTATGGTCACCAGCGAGGTGGAGCTTTTCTTCGAGTTCTGCCCCTGTGAGATCGTGGCTGTGACCGGCTCCGACGGCAAGACCACCACTACTACGCTGATTTCCAAAATGTTTGAGGCCGCCGGCCGCAAAGTCTTTTTGGGCGGCAACATCGGCGCGGCGCTGCTGCCCCAGCTGGCCGACGTCACACCTGACGCCGTGGCCGTGGTCGAACTGTCCAGCTTCCAGCTTATCAGCATGCGCCGCAGCCCCAAGGTGGCGGTCGTCACCAACGTGACCCCCAACCATCTGGACCACCACAAGGATATGCAGGAGTACATCGATGCCAAGCGCAACATCCTGCTTTGGCAGGTGCCGCCCTGCCGTGCCGTGCTGGGCTACGAGAACGACATCACCCGCGCCATGCAGAGCGATTGCAAGGGCGAGCAGGTCTGGTTCACCCGCCTGCATGAGACCGACCGCGGCGCCTTCCTGCGCGCAAGCGATGATACGCTTTGCTATGCCGAGAACGGCGTTGTGACCCCTGTGCTGCCCCGCGCTGAGATCAAACTGCGCGGCCTGCACAACGTGGAAAACCTGCTGGCAGCCATTGCCGCCGTCTGGGGCCGCGTGCCCGTCGAGGCTATGCGCCAGGTCGGCTCCACTTTTACGGGTGTTGAGCACCGCATTGAGCCGGTTCGCGTACTGGATGGCGTTACTTACTACAACGACTCCATCGCATCCAGCCCCACGCGTACCATCGCGGGCCTGCGCAGCTTTGACCAGAAGATCATCCTGATCGCGGGCGGCTACGACAAAAAGATCCCCTACGAGCCGCTGGCCCCGGAGATCATCGCACACGTCAAGACGCTGGTGCTGATGGGCGCTACCGGCCCCCGCATCGAGAAGGCCGTGCGCGAGCATCCAGACTTTGACGAAAGCAAGCTGACTATCCTGCACGCCGACAACATGCAGCATGCCGTTGAGCTGGCCCGTAGTGCCGCCCAGCCCGGCGACGTCGTCAGCCTGTCCCCGGCGTCCGCCTCCTTTGACCTCTACCCCAACTTCGAGGTCCGCGGGCGGGATTATAAAAACATTGTGATGCAGCTTTCTTGA
- a CDS encoding GNAT family N-acetyltransferase — MIQAVTTPQQQAEYRWRIAGKPYFESVLGTHLALFGAHPASGWMFYLLPGTAVLELRGGSGALCGGLPDDEDTREELQGFLRFLHVDCLRCEHPLPAAYANTWQSGKPLTLWTLPQGRALPLPKPPAGKWGLTLDTAPSMLPISRLVFAESDAEADEFYSTACTALAHGYGTCRALLYNGKPVCTVGCYEQSTREAYMAAGVTAPEWRGRGLAGWLIASLANELAAEKDVCFLCLPHLCGFYQRLGFVQNGMIQQYTTDWNTK; from the coding sequence ATGATCCAAGCCGTTACCACACCGCAGCAGCAGGCCGAGTACCGCTGGCGCATTGCCGGCAAGCCGTATTTTGAGAGCGTGCTGGGCACCCATCTGGCATTGTTCGGTGCGCACCCGGCCAGCGGGTGGATGTTCTACCTGCTGCCCGGCACGGCGGTGCTGGAATTGCGCGGCGGCAGCGGCGCTCTGTGCGGTGGCCTGCCCGACGACGAGGACACACGCGAGGAACTGCAGGGCTTCCTGCGATTCCTGCACGTCGACTGCCTGCGGTGCGAACACCCGCTGCCTGCGGCCTACGCCAACACATGGCAGTCCGGCAAACCGCTGACCCTGTGGACGCTGCCCCAGGGCCGTGCACTGCCCCTGCCAAAGCCTCCGGCGGGGAAGTGGGGCCTTACGCTGGATACTGCCCCTTCGATGCTGCCCATCAGCCGCCTGGTCTTTGCCGAGAGCGATGCCGAGGCCGACGAATTCTACTCCACCGCCTGCACGGCCCTGGCCCATGGCTATGGCACCTGCCGCGCCCTGCTGTACAATGGCAAGCCCGTCTGCACGGTAGGCTGCTATGAGCAGAGCACCCGCGAAGCCTACATGGCCGCCGGTGTCACCGCGCCGGAATGGCGGGGCAGGGGATTGGCAGGCTGGCTGATTGCCAGCCTGGCCAACGAACTGGCGGCGGAGAAGGACGTCTGTTTCCTCTGTCTGCCCCACCTCTGCGGATTTTACCAGCGACTTGGGTTTGTACAAAATGGCATGATTCAACAATATACTACAGATTGGAATACAAAATGA
- a CDS encoding methionine gamma-lyase family protein: MIEQFYNLRPDVLELDRKALELCREPFCHVEEIRDYNQLKMLRAFTDCGVEARHFWGSSGYGVWDDSRNKLEEVFARCMGAEAALVRSQFMSGTHTLTVALFGLLRTGDTLLAATGRPYDTLEGVIGIGEAGKGCGTLREYGVNYDECPLLPDNTPDYALIAEKAKTATVVHIQRSRGYMQRNAFDLETIRRVAETARKANPDAVIFVDNCYGEFTQTQEPLAAGADLIAGSFIKNPGGGITPTGGYIAGRADLVEKCSHRFTAPGIGADLGCTQDSLRDTFLGFYYAPGVVCEALKTAIYAQCLLELVGVKPVPRYTDDHNDIVTCFDSGSAAALTGFCAGIQHNSPVDSFADPEPADEPGYTDKVVMASGSFTEGSTIEISCDGPLRTPYTCYLQGGVNFTAGRAAVLNAVQNAFFAD, translated from the coding sequence ATGATCGAACAATTCTACAATTTACGCCCCGACGTGTTGGAACTGGACCGAAAAGCTTTGGAACTTTGTCGTGAACCTTTCTGCCATGTGGAGGAGATCCGCGACTACAACCAGCTGAAAATGCTGCGTGCCTTCACCGATTGCGGTGTCGAGGCCCGGCACTTCTGGGGTTCCAGCGGCTACGGCGTCTGGGACGACAGCCGTAATAAGCTGGAGGAGGTCTTCGCCCGCTGCATGGGCGCCGAGGCTGCCCTTGTGCGCTCTCAGTTCATGAGCGGCACCCACACCCTGACGGTCGCCCTGTTTGGTCTGCTGCGCACCGGCGATACCCTGCTGGCCGCCACCGGCCGCCCCTACGATACGTTGGAGGGTGTCATCGGCATTGGCGAAGCAGGCAAGGGCTGCGGCACCCTGCGGGAGTACGGCGTCAACTACGACGAGTGCCCGCTTCTGCCCGACAACACCCCGGACTATGCGCTGATTGCTGAAAAAGCCAAAACGGCTACCGTTGTGCACATCCAGCGCAGCCGCGGTTACATGCAGCGCAATGCGTTCGATTTGGAGACGATCCGAAGGGTGGCCGAGACTGCCCGCAAGGCCAACCCCGATGCGGTCATCTTTGTGGATAACTGCTATGGCGAGTTCACCCAGACGCAGGAGCCTCTGGCCGCAGGCGCGGACCTGATTGCCGGCAGTTTCATCAAAAACCCCGGCGGCGGCATCACCCCCACCGGCGGCTACATTGCAGGCCGCGCCGACCTGGTGGAAAAGTGCAGCCACCGCTTTACGGCTCCCGGCATTGGCGCCGACCTGGGCTGCACCCAGGACAGCCTGCGGGATACCTTCCTGGGCTTCTACTACGCCCCCGGCGTCGTGTGCGAGGCCCTCAAGACCGCTATCTACGCCCAGTGCCTGCTGGAGCTGGTGGGGGTCAAGCCGGTGCCCCGCTACACCGACGACCACAACGACATCGTGACCTGTTTCGATTCCGGCAGTGCCGCCGCCCTCACGGGCTTCTGCGCCGGTATCCAGCACAACAGCCCGGTGGACAGCTTCGCTGACCCTGAGCCCGCTGACGAGCCCGGCTACACCGACAAGGTGGTCATGGCCTCTGGCAGCTTTACCGAGGGCAGCACCATCGAAATCAGCTGCGACGGCCCCCTGCGCACCCCCTACACCTGCTACCTGCAGGGCGGTGTCAACTTTACCGCTGGCCGCGCCGCTGTGCTTAACGCCGTGCAGAACGCCTTTTTTGCCGACTAA
- a CDS encoding IreB family regulatory phosphoprotein — MAISEPTAVFSIRDDRDMEIKQAVLQVYRALEEKGYNPINQLVGYILSEDPTYITTYKNARAIIRRIDRDDLLQALVRDFVKG; from the coding sequence ATGGCAATCTCTGAACCTACTGCCGTATTTTCCATCCGGGATGACCGGGATATGGAGATCAAACAGGCAGTATTGCAGGTCTACCGTGCGCTGGAAGAGAAAGGCTACAACCCCATTAACCAGCTGGTGGGCTACATCCTGTCGGAGGACCCGACTTACATTACCACGTACAAAAACGCCCGCGCCATCATCCGCCGCATTGACCGCGACGATCTGCTGCAGGCTTTGGTGCGCGACTTTGTAAAAGGCTGA
- the thiT gene encoding energy-coupled thiamine transporter ThiT codes for MSKTYSKTRTLVECALMIALGTVLANIKIYSLPNGGSITLFSMLPFIMISFRHGVKWGLFTGFVNSLLQMLLGFYAPPAPGLLPLVGMILLDYVLAFTLLGLACAIAKPFSNKLVGVGVGTAVVCFIRFMCSFLSGVLIWGNLSDGLPAWTYSLTYNGSYMLPETIMTTIAAVLIYKAAPQLFRAQND; via the coding sequence ATGTCCAAAACCTATTCCAAGACCCGCACTCTGGTAGAGTGCGCCCTGATGATCGCGCTGGGCACCGTGCTGGCGAACATCAAGATCTATTCCCTGCCCAACGGCGGCTCCATCACGCTGTTCAGCATGCTGCCGTTCATCATGATCTCGTTCCGCCACGGGGTCAAATGGGGCCTGTTCACCGGCTTTGTCAACAGCCTGCTGCAGATGCTGCTGGGCTTCTATGCACCGCCGGCCCCCGGCCTGCTGCCGCTGGTTGGCATGATTTTGCTGGACTACGTGCTGGCCTTTACCCTGCTGGGCCTGGCCTGCGCCATCGCTAAGCCCTTCAGCAACAAGCTGGTGGGGGTCGGCGTCGGTACGGCTGTCGTCTGCTTCATCCGCTTTATGTGCAGCTTTTTGTCCGGCGTGCTGATCTGGGGCAACCTGAGCGACGGCCTGCCCGCCTGGACCTACAGCCTGACCTACAACGGCAGCTACATGCTGCCCGAGACCATCATGACGACCATTGCCGCCGTGCTGATCTACAAGGCCGCTCCGCAGCTGTTCCGCGCACAGAACGACTAA
- a CDS encoding DUF3810 domain-containing protein: protein MLKNTCKTLTAWLRRHRAACLGLLAGLAALGLFAAARGNRAAMDWWLAHVSMPVKRGISALVDPLPFSACELGATVLIVGALAFLVRAIRRAVKGQKGALPAWLLHVAVLVVWGYAGVCALWGTQYYGTSFAGRAGMQSPAVSVGQLAAVTDYFAARVNETADAVPRDESSLFAVEKTEILQSCTGLYTPLLERWPFLDGPERHPKPAVYSKLMSAWGFTGYLCPLVGESTLNVDSPAVFLPVTVAHELAHQRGVAAEQEANFVGVMAATAGGNAAYQYSGWLFGYLHLSNALYSADPDLARASYAALCAEAQADMADNNAYWKQWEGPVKETGEKVYTAFLQGYGQKLGMRSYGACVDLLVEEFLPYTTTGGLTAE from the coding sequence ATGCTGAAAAATACCTGCAAAACCCTTACCGCCTGGCTGCGCCGCCACCGGGCCGCCTGCCTGGGGCTGCTGGCCGGGCTGGCGGCCCTGGGCCTGTTTGCGGCCGCACGCGGCAACCGGGCGGCCATGGATTGGTGGCTGGCCCATGTCTCGATGCCCGTCAAGCGGGGCATCTCGGCGCTGGTGGACCCGCTGCCCTTCAGTGCCTGCGAGCTGGGGGCCACCGTGCTGATCGTGGGTGCGCTGGCCTTTCTGGTCCGTGCCATCCGCCGTGCGGTTAAGGGCCAAAAAGGTGCCCTGCCCGCCTGGCTGCTGCATGTGGCGGTGCTGGTCGTCTGGGGCTATGCGGGCGTGTGCGCCCTCTGGGGCACCCAGTACTACGGTACAAGCTTTGCAGGCAGGGCAGGCATGCAGTCCCCGGCGGTCAGCGTAGGGCAGCTGGCGGCGGTGACCGACTACTTCGCCGCCCGCGTCAACGAGACAGCCGATGCCGTGCCCCGGGACGAAAGCAGTCTGTTTGCGGTGGAGAAAACCGAAATTTTGCAAAGCTGCACCGGCCTGTACACGCCGCTGCTGGAGCGCTGGCCGTTTTTGGACGGCCCCGAGCGGCACCCCAAACCGGCGGTCTACTCCAAGCTGATGAGCGCGTGGGGCTTCACCGGCTACCTTTGCCCGCTGGTGGGGGAGAGCACCCTCAACGTGGACAGCCCGGCGGTGTTCCTGCCGGTGACGGTCGCCCACGAGCTGGCCCACCAGCGGGGCGTGGCGGCGGAGCAGGAGGCTAACTTCGTCGGCGTTATGGCGGCCACAGCGGGCGGCAATGCGGCATATCAGTACTCCGGCTGGCTGTTCGGCTATCTGCATCTCTCCAACGCGCTGTACAGTGCCGACCCGGACCTGGCCCGGGCATCCTATGCCGCCCTGTGCGCCGAGGCTCAGGCCGACATGGCGGACAACAACGCCTATTGGAAGCAGTGGGAAGGCCCGGTGAAGGAGACCGGCGAAAAAGTGTACACTGCCTTTTTGCAGGGTTACGGCCAGAAATTGGGCATGCGCAGCTACGGCGCCTGCGTGGACCTGCTGGTAGAAGAATTTTTGCCCTACACAACTACTGGTGGCCTTACGGCAGAGTAA
- a CDS encoding GH25 family lysozyme produces the protein MKYFSGNAFARLPLYKLVAGGSAVVLTASIGLGVMAASFTPQAQPEPTPEPTAIVEATPTPTPEPTATPEPDKDLYVDVTVVQQDIGVELYTLPTTTPESASDKDEDAEEKLPLLDVAATVTLTDKDGKTTDYELDTKTGTALAEEVEPGDYTVTVQPIEGYVTPESKTVTVNEKVVYKADVAAVKEKIVQASQVNESAEDSASKNAGAAPIVEEVTDTVTYAESAKTETGKTTTYTAKLSSSGHLLLSDGTETPYLPVYKDGTKDLAGAKRDDSYAAAHSMAVWLPGAADTIVPLAVTTRVIHHADDNEGIMGVDENVESGSSSASGDSESTPTPTPEQEATPTPEPEATATPEPTATPEPTPTATPEPTATPTPAPTATPAPTPVDRTAGFPHEIEASKLAGYGFAVTSTETVEYQYTGWQNIDGATYYYDPATHQPVTGNQVIQGNVYTFGADGALNRTARGIDVSKFQGSIDWNAVKADGITFAIIRCGYRGYGSGALVEDSTYRANIRGAINAGLKVGVYFYSQATNEAEAVEEASMVLSLVSGYSLPLGVYYDTEKVAGDTGRADTISAAQRTACAVAFCETIRNSGYSAGVYSYASWFYNSLNFANISKYNIWIAQYRDTLNFSYKYNIWQYTGSGHVNGISKPVDMNIG, from the coding sequence ATGAAATATTTCTCCGGCAACGCCTTTGCGCGTCTGCCGCTGTACAAACTGGTGGCAGGCGGCTCGGCCGTAGTGCTCACGGCCAGCATCGGCCTGGGCGTCATGGCAGCGTCCTTCACGCCCCAGGCCCAGCCGGAACCCACCCCGGAGCCGACGGCCATCGTGGAGGCAACCCCCACCCCGACCCCAGAACCGACGGCTACGCCGGAACCGGATAAGGACCTGTACGTCGATGTGACCGTCGTGCAGCAGGACATTGGTGTGGAGCTTTATACGCTGCCGACTACCACCCCCGAAAGTGCCTCCGACAAGGATGAGGACGCCGAGGAAAAGCTGCCCCTGCTGGATGTGGCCGCCACCGTGACCCTGACTGACAAGGACGGCAAGACCACCGATTACGAGCTGGACACCAAGACCGGCACGGCCCTGGCCGAGGAGGTGGAGCCTGGCGACTACACCGTGACTGTGCAGCCCATCGAGGGGTATGTCACGCCCGAAAGCAAGACTGTAACCGTCAACGAGAAGGTCGTCTATAAGGCTGATGTGGCTGCCGTGAAAGAGAAGATCGTCCAGGCCAGCCAGGTCAACGAGAGCGCTGAGGACTCTGCCAGCAAAAACGCAGGCGCTGCCCCCATCGTCGAGGAAGTGACCGACACCGTCACCTACGCTGAGAGCGCCAAGACCGAGACCGGCAAGACCACTACATACACCGCCAAGCTGAGCAGCAGCGGCCATCTGCTGCTGTCTGACGGCACCGAGACCCCGTACCTGCCCGTTTACAAAGACGGCACCAAGGACCTGGCCGGTGCCAAGCGCGATGACAGCTATGCCGCTGCCCACAGCATGGCTGTCTGGCTACCCGGTGCAGCGGATACCATCGTGCCTCTGGCTGTTACCACCCGTGTCATCCACCATGCCGACGATAACGAGGGCATCATGGGGGTAGACGAGAACGTCGAAAGTGGTTCCTCCTCTGCCAGTGGTGACAGCGAGTCCACGCCGACCCCCACCCCGGAGCAAGAGGCAACGCCTACCCCGGAACCCGAAGCGACCGCCACCCCGGAGCCGACGGCCACGCCGGAACCCACCCCTACCGCCACCCCGGAGCCGACCGCGACCCCGACGCCTGCCCCCACGGCCACCCCGGCCCCCACGCCGGTGGATCGCACCGCAGGCTTTCCCCATGAGATCGAAGCCTCCAAGCTGGCCGGGTACGGCTTTGCCGTGACCAGCACCGAGACCGTCGAGTACCAGTACACCGGTTGGCAGAACATTGACGGCGCCACGTACTATTACGACCCCGCCACCCACCAGCCCGTTACCGGCAACCAGGTCATCCAGGGCAACGTCTACACCTTTGGTGCCGACGGTGCGCTGAACCGCACGGCCCGCGGCATTGATGTTTCCAAGTTCCAGGGCAGCATTGACTGGAACGCTGTCAAGGCCGACGGCATCACCTTTGCCATCATCCGCTGCGGCTACCGCGGCTACGGCAGCGGCGCTCTGGTCGAGGATTCCACCTACCGCGCCAACATCCGCGGCGCCATCAACGCGGGCCTGAAAGTGGGCGTCTACTTCTACAGCCAAGCCACTAACGAGGCCGAGGCCGTCGAGGAAGCCAGCATGGTGCTGAGCCTGGTCAGCGGCTACTCGCTGCCCCTGGGCGTCTACTACGATACCGAGAAAGTCGCCGGTGATACCGGCCGCGCCGATACCATCAGCGCCGCCCAGCGCACCGCCTGCGCCGTCGCATTCTGCGAGACCATCCGCAACTCCGGCTACTCTGCCGGTGTGTACTCCTATGCAAGCTGGTTCTACAACTCGCTGAACTTCGCTAACATCAGCAAGTACAACATCTGGATCGCCCAGTACCGCGACACCCTGAACTTCAGCTATAAATACAACATCTGGCAGTACACGGGCTCCGGCCACGTCAATGGCATCTCCAAGCCCGTCGATATGAACATCGGCTGA
- a CDS encoding glutamate-5-semialdehyde dehydrogenase, producing the protein MTTQEILQAAQTARVPLALADADTKNAALEAMAVALIAAKDAILDANAKDLAAARGRVSDVMLDRLALTPSRLTDMAKGMREVAALPDPVGAVLRRIVRPNGLVIEKTAVPMGVIAIIYESRPNVTSDAAALAVKAGSACILRCGRDAWASCHAIVEALRAGLRKAHLPETAVSLIEDTSHASANELMTADGLVDLLIPRGGAGLIRACVENATVPCIQTGTGICHVYVDAAADLEMAVNIVENAKTSRPSVCNAEEALLVHRDVAAQFLPMLKQRLVDDRTAVGLTPVELHLDARAAAIIDGVPAAPADFDTEYLDYKLNVAVVNTLDDAIAHIAKHSTHHSEAIITADKAAAQRFTACVDSAAVYVNASTRFTDGGEFGLGCEMGISTQKLHARGPMGLAELCTYKYIIHGSGQTRGGAAAKLQTPCC; encoded by the coding sequence ATGACGACGCAGGAAATTTTGCAGGCGGCACAGACTGCCCGCGTGCCGCTGGCTCTGGCCGACGCCGACACAAAAAATGCGGCGCTGGAGGCCATGGCCGTGGCATTGATTGCCGCGAAAGATGCGATCCTGGACGCCAACGCGAAAGATCTGGCAGCGGCCCGCGGCCGAGTCAGCGATGTGATGCTGGACCGCCTGGCGCTGACGCCCTCCCGCCTGACTGACATGGCCAAGGGTATGCGCGAGGTCGCCGCCCTGCCCGACCCGGTGGGCGCGGTGCTGCGCCGCATCGTGCGCCCCAACGGGCTGGTGATTGAAAAGACCGCCGTGCCCATGGGTGTGATCGCCATTATTTACGAGAGCCGCCCCAACGTGACCAGCGACGCCGCTGCTCTGGCGGTGAAAGCAGGCAGCGCCTGCATCCTGCGCTGCGGCCGAGATGCCTGGGCCAGCTGCCACGCCATTGTGGAGGCCCTGCGCGCCGGGTTGCGCAAAGCCCACCTACCCGAAACGGCAGTGAGCCTGATCGAGGATACGAGCCACGCCAGCGCCAACGAGTTGATGACCGCTGACGGGCTGGTGGACCTGCTGATCCCCCGCGGTGGTGCCGGGCTGATTCGCGCCTGCGTGGAGAATGCCACAGTCCCCTGCATCCAGACCGGCACCGGCATCTGCCACGTTTATGTGGACGCTGCCGCTGATCTGGAGATGGCTGTGAACATTGTGGAGAACGCCAAGACCAGCCGTCCCAGCGTTTGCAACGCCGAGGAGGCTCTGCTGGTACACCGGGATGTGGCCGCCCAGTTTTTGCCGATGCTGAAACAGCGCCTTGTAGACGACCGCACTGCCGTCGGGCTGACCCCGGTGGAACTGCACCTGGACGCCCGCGCCGCGGCTATCATTGACGGTGTGCCTGCCGCACCTGCGGATTTTGACACCGAATATCTGGACTACAAGCTGAACGTGGCCGTGGTGAATACACTGGACGACGCCATTGCCCATATTGCCAAGCACTCCACCCACCACAGCGAGGCCATCATCACGGCGGACAAGGCCGCCGCCCAGCGTTTTACCGCCTGCGTGGACAGCGCCGCGGTCTACGTGAACGCCAGCACCCGCTTTACCGATGGCGGTGAGTTCGGCCTGGGCTGCGAGATGGGCATCAGCACCCAAAAGCTGCACGCCCGCGGCCCCATGGGGCTGGCTGAGCTGTGCACCTACAAGTACATCATCCACGGCAGCGGCCAGACCCGCGGCGGTGCCGCCGCCAAACTGCAGACGCCCTGCTGCTGA
- the proB gene encoding glutamate 5-kinase: protein MRIVVKVGTSTLAHPGGRLNIRHTEDLVKVWSDIKNAGHELIVVSSAATGLGVGKLQIQKPRDITTKQAAAAVGQCELMYIYDRLFGQYNHTVAQMLLTWEDFDHENRLHNLRNTLERLLELGAIPIINENDPIACEEYSLGDNDTLAALVGECIHADLVVLLSDIEGLYTADPHTHADAKLIPVVEEITPEIEALAGGAGSSLGTGGMLTKISAAKRATAAGADMIITNGARADVLYDIVEGKPVGTRFIGKKEHAQ, encoded by the coding sequence ATGCGAATTGTTGTTAAGGTCGGCACAAGCACCCTGGCCCACCCGGGTGGGCGGCTGAACATCCGCCATACCGAGGACCTTGTCAAGGTATGGAGCGACATCAAAAACGCCGGACATGAGCTGATCGTGGTCTCCTCGGCTGCTACCGGTCTGGGCGTGGGCAAGCTGCAAATCCAAAAGCCCCGGGACATCACCACCAAGCAGGCAGCCGCTGCCGTGGGCCAGTGCGAGCTGATGTACATCTACGACCGGCTGTTTGGCCAGTACAACCACACTGTGGCCCAGATGCTGCTGACCTGGGAGGATTTCGACCACGAAAACCGGCTGCACAACCTGCGCAATACGCTGGAGCGTCTGCTGGAGCTGGGAGCCATCCCCATCATCAACGAGAACGACCCCATCGCCTGCGAGGAGTACTCTCTGGGCGACAACGACACGCTGGCCGCGCTGGTGGGCGAGTGCATCCACGCCGATCTGGTGGTGCTGCTCTCTGACATCGAGGGCTTGTACACCGCCGACCCACACACCCATGCCGACGCGAAACTTATCCCTGTGGTGGAAGAAATCACACCCGAAATTGAGGCGTTGGCCGGCGGGGCCGGGTCCAGCCTGGGCACCGGCGGCATGCTGACCAAGATCAGCGCTGCCAAACGCGCCACCGCCGCCGGGGCCGATATGATCATCACCAACGGTGCCCGTGCCGACGTGCTGTACGATATTGTGGAGGGCAAGCCGGTAGGCACCCGCTTTATTGGTAAAAAGGAGCATGCCCAATGA